One region of Carassius gibelio isolate Cgi1373 ecotype wild population from Czech Republic chromosome A1, carGib1.2-hapl.c, whole genome shotgun sequence genomic DNA includes:
- the LOC128016159 gene encoding E3 SUMO-protein ligase ZBED1-like, with amino-acid sequence MTPIHTVSKVGFQKMIRTLDKRYQLPSRNYFSQVAIPKIYNSRRDEVQKEMASVTFFSTTTDLWSSRTSEPYISLTVHFVNEEFELKSRCLQTSYFPADHTGENIALGLREALAAWDLCEEHRVAITTDNGTNIVKAVELNQWTRIQCFGHRLHLAIENALKDNAQCINRATGICRKIVGHFSHSWKKRVALKEAQQELNLPEHAMVTDCSTRWGSTQKMIARVLEQQSALSKVLSTDRKVRHLLPSWQDLEVLESVNKALSPLQDFTDALSGESYVSISCVKPALHLLNTSVLAEDEADTELTKSLKTKILSYLNNKYEGTQDLLNFTTFLDPRFRTQYICEEETQTLKERAISELIEIHQQQSVAQSTAVMENDSLDVESPPAAKAKKKTLASFFKETTCTAPRTSLSSTFDSMAQFREAVTAELNAYIYMPFVDHGEDPLKWWKFHKLMGTLKEKFRNSPNLIWSK; translated from the exons ATGACGCCCATACACACCGTAAGTAAAGTGGGATTTCAGAAAATGATCCGCACACTGGACAAGAGGTACCAGCTGCCCTCTCGAAACTATTTCTCTCAAGTAGCGATACCTAAAATTTATAACtcgcgccgtgacgaagttcaaAAGGAAATGGCTTCGGTGACGTTCTTTTCAACCACTACGGACCTGTGGTCAAGCAGGACAAGTGAACCGTATATTAGCTTGACTGTGCACTTTGTCAACGAGGAGTTTGAATTGAAAAGCCGCTGCCTTCAAACATCGTATTTCCCCGCCGACCACACAGGAGAGAACATAGCCTTGGGCTTGAGAGAGGCACTGGCTGCGTGGGACCTCTGTGAGGAGCATCGGGTCGCCATCACTACAGACAACGGCACCAACATTGTCAAAGCAGTGGAGCTTAATCAATGGACTAGAATCCAGTGTTTTGGGCATAGACTTCATTTGGCCATTG AAAATGCTCTGAAAGATAATGCACAATGCATTAACAGAGCTACTGGGATATGCAGGAAGATTGTGGGCCACTTCTCCCATAGTTGGAAGAAAAGAGTGGCCTTGAAGGAAGCACAACAAGAGCTGAACCTCCCAGAGCATGCCATGGTGACAGACTGCTCAACACGATGGGGTTCCACTCAGAAAATGATAGCAAGAGTCCTGGAGCAGCAAAGTGCGTTGTCCAAGGTTCTCTCTACAGACCGCAAAGTGCGACACCTACTCCCTTCATGGCAGGACCTGGAGGTCTTGGAATCTGTAAACAAGGCACTAAGCCCACTCCAGGACTTTACAGATGCCTTATCTGGTGAGAGTTATGTGAGCATATCTTGTGTGAAACCTGCTCTGCATCTTCTGAACACCTCAGTGCTGGCTGAAGACGAAGCAGACACTGAACTGACCAAATCACTGAAAACAAAAATCCTTAGCTACCTCAACAACAAATATGAAGGCACACAGGACTTGCTAAACTTCACCACTTTCCTAGACCCAAGGTTCAGAACTCAATACATCTGTGAAGAGGAGACCCAGACCTTGAAGGAACGAGCCATCTCTGAATTGATA GAAATTCACCAGCAGCAGTCTGTTGCCCAAAGCACTGCAGTGATGGAGAATGATAGCCTGGATGTGGAAAGTCCACCTGCTGCTAAAGCCAAGAAGAAAACTCTGGCCAGTTTCTTCAAGGAAACCACATGCACAGCACCAAGAACATCATTGTCATCCACATTTGATTCCATGGCACAGTTTAGAGAAGCAGTGACCGCTGAACTCAATGCTTACATTTACATGCCATTTGTAGACCATGGAGAAGATCCACTGAAATGGTGGAAGTTTCACAAA CTCATGGGAACACTCAAAGAAAAATTTAGAAACTCACCGAATCTGATCTGGAGCAAATAG